From Punica granatum isolate Tunisia-2019 chromosome 1, ASM765513v2, whole genome shotgun sequence:
GATCATACcttttttgaataaattaataattcgaccatcaaaaaattaatattacataaaatcagatattttttatattaaattagacattgacaaattaaatatacatCAGATAATCCATTCTATCTGCATGTCATTTAATGGTAGATGGAAATATCTGAtgtgatattattttttacttttttttatatcaattttaaccTTGACCTATTAAATGTATATCATATTACTCATTCTGCCATAGAGTTCTGTTGAGTTTTTAACGGCAGACAGACGGGATGGACAATACGATATACATTTAATAGGTCAATatcaaaattgatgtaaaaaattttttaatattaaatttgataTAACATCGATCCCTTGATgagtaaattattaatttattatatcttTTTTCAGGTCGGAGTGTTATGTCTATTAATTTTAACAGAGGCAAGCATTGGCCCCAATTAATTTTCACATAATGGTTTTCAAATTCTTAAACTATAAATAAAGTTTATTTATATGGAGTATAACTTATCAATTACATCGCATATTGTAACTTTCTTATATGTTAAAAATGCTTTTCAGCTCAttcaccaaaaataaaaaatattttttcagcTCATCGATCCCAGCTAATTACAAATAACTTGGAAATGGCAAATCAGTTCAAACCCGACCAACTACAGTGAAATTAAATATCATAACTAATATCTTTCGCGGGGTCTAGTCTAGAGAGGTTTGGCATTAAGTTACTGAGAACTTGAGTTCGATTGTGAGTCCTGAAGTAAGGTCGATCAGATTCATGCAAAGCGCATGACTTTAGCTTCATGGTTATATCGGCTCCATAATTCCCCAACAATTGGCCATTCTCACGCATCTGGGGATTGATCCAAGATCTCGAATAAGAGCAGGAAGATCTTTACATAGGCGAATAGTAAGATAAATTGGTGAAATTATGAGGAATGAATATAATATACTTGCTATAGAATTAAGAGAGAAGATATGAGGTTTTTATAACGGATCAGTAATTTCGATGAGACGAGTGTCCGCTTCCAATCCCTCTCGGTCCATCTCTGCACCTATCCAAGCTTACCTCCATAGGCTTCTAGTTAAGGAACATTTTATGAGAAATGGGAAATGAATGGGATGGGTGGCGGGACCAAGGGGCACATCCGGTGGTCCATAATGTCACAAGGACCAGATCGAAATAAGAAGAAGTTACGGGGGGGTAATTGAAAATAGAGGCAGAAATAATTGAGCTCAGTATCCTCCAGCCAATGGATTCATCCGGACTGGTTCTCGAAACCTGCCGTTGTtttcacctctctctctctctctctctctcctctcttccccTCAATTACTCACCAACCCAGCTTTTATATAACCATCTCCTTCCAGCTTCTCTTCCACTCCCatgtccctctctctctctctctctctccccgaGCCTCTCTCTCTAACGGAGAATCAGCTTCCGGACGAACCCTTTAAACCGCCATTGAAATGGAGCCCGCAGTTGCAAGGAGGCCATGTTTCGCCGAGGAGGACGACGGCCTGGCCTCTCTGGCGGATATGGAGGCTGGGTTTTCCGGCAAGCTCAGCCGCAGCGGCAGCGGCGGCAACAGCCCGATATTGTCTCGGTCGATGTGCTCCTCGAGGGGCGCCTTCAGGAACATCAGAGTCTCCCCTGTTTCTGCTACCCCGATGTCGCCGAGGTTCTACGACGCGAGGTACGAGGACCACCACCTTCACCAGCCCCACTTCTTGGACTCCTGCTTCCTCTGCAAGAAGCCCCTCGGGAACAACAGGGACATCTTCATGTACAGGTTAGTTGATTTCTGAAATTTTAAAGTTTTGATTTGGGGGAATTCCCAGATTTTGGACATTGGTTTCTTGAAATTTGCCTTAAAAGTTGTGACCTTTTTGGGGGATTTTGTTTTCTGATGTGGGTTTTGGGATTCATGCAGAGGGGACACGGCGTTCTGCAGCGAAGAGTGCAGGCAGGAGCAGATAGACATGGACGAGGCGAAAGAGAAGAACTGGAACCTCTCTTCTTCCATGAAAGCCCTGAGGAAAAAGGACCAGAGGAAATCAAGCTCTCCTCCCAAGGCTCAGGACTACGCCTTCCATGCCAGCACCGTTGCGGCAGCTTCATGAATGGAAGGCGCCCCTTTGCTTCTGTGTCTAATAAATGCAAGACTGCTAAGATCGATGGACCGAATCCCGGCACCGATcagcggaaaaaaaaaaaaaacgaggTCTTTGGTTTCTGACGGAAACAGAGAAGGGCCAAGGAGAgtagtgaagaagaagatgaagatgaagcaGCTATGATACGACCCGTTTTGGGAGAGTTTCCCTCTTTCTGGATTTTTGTTCAAAGCTTTTTTACTGTAAATGCAAAAATGGAAGGGTTGGTAATTACATACCGAAGGGGAGTGAGTGGTAGGGGGAAGGGGAGCGGGGTGTTGCTTGGTTTGCTCAATGAGATGGCTCTGTTTATTGCATTTTCTGGTTTTTGGGTCGATGAGTACTGACCGTGAAAATCGAAATACAAGTTTTTACTCCTTTTTTCCGGCAAATCAGTTTGATTCGATTGTGTTAGTCTAGTCTTAGTTCTGGAAATCTGTCTTCCTTGCAATTTCATACCTGATCGGTTAATCTGAACACGCAGAAGAAGAAAGATCATCGATCCCCATTGGAACAGTTTGATTTGATGATGAACACATCCATCCGGCCTATGGACATTTTCGCAATCCCCATTGGAACTGTTTGATCTGATAAGAAGAAGCTATCCCAAGGACCGATACTTAGTTTACAATCGAAACAGGCCTGAAAACTAATACTTTTGCGTCGCCAGTTATAATCTGAAACGAGCCTGAAATCTTCGACTGAAACGAGCCTGAAAACTTGCGAAGTTCACGCATGATGATATTAGTCTG
This genomic window contains:
- the LOC116192637 gene encoding FCS-Like Zinc finger 1, whose amino-acid sequence is MEPAVARRPCFAEEDDGLASLADMEAGFSGKLSRSGSGGNSPILSRSMCSSRGAFRNIRVSPVSATPMSPRFYDARYEDHHLHQPHFLDSCFLCKKPLGNNRDIFMYRGDTAFCSEECRQEQIDMDEAKEKNWNLSSSMKALRKKDQRKSSSPPKAQDYAFHASTVAAAS